Proteins from a single region of Noviherbaspirillum saxi:
- the pilP gene encoding type IV pilus biogenesis protein PilP → MRNSLKPIVFLSCALLSAAAPAENTADDLMQLEAATTILKARARKIEVQAQIASKQAEIDRLAGVAYGGHPTVRAIEGIGATMYSTLQLDNGSTIDVKQGDVLPNGLKVVAINRNGVTVQGKGSKSFRLASSAPVQRQAHSAAAMPAMPTLSLPPVTTGAAR, encoded by the coding sequence ATGCGAAATAGCCTGAAGCCCATCGTTTTCCTGTCATGCGCGCTATTGTCCGCGGCAGCGCCGGCGGAGAACACCGCTGACGATCTGATGCAGCTCGAAGCCGCGACGACGATACTGAAAGCGCGTGCCCGGAAAATCGAGGTACAGGCGCAGATCGCGTCCAAGCAGGCCGAAATCGACCGGCTCGCCGGCGTCGCCTACGGCGGCCATCCCACCGTGCGTGCGATCGAAGGCATAGGCGCGACGATGTACAGCACGCTGCAACTCGACAACGGTAGCACGATCGACGTCAAGCAGGGTGATGTCTTGCCCAATGGCCTGAAGGTGGTCGCTATCAACCGCAATGGCGTGACGGTGCAAGGCAAGGGCAGCAAGAGCTTTCGCCTGGCCAGCAGCGCGCCGGTCCAACGGCAGGCGCATTCGGCCGCCGCCATGCCGGCGATGCCGACGCTGTCGCTGCCGCCTGTGACGACAGGGGCCGCAAGATGA
- a CDS encoding GspE/PulE family protein, which produces MNTAATKTIPGPAVPDGQAEQDTIDFAAVSVLSRNGDYSASAEERKFICLLSDGRLLIADGQVMNPHVLSYCARLERMNRPYRRIFCKIDKINQAYQAGTAGGGARLDHSSMQVTAKELLTRACKERASDIHIRVKKLSTEIYFRVHNDLVRVSGHPRDFGERLLATMYGAMTTVSDNAYKPSERQDASIGDRDKLPEKLYGVRIATAPTSEGNVMVLRLLYNDAGDDIDVRPLGFSEEHATMLQLFKEQPIGMNIISGPTGSGKSTTLQRVLTGEILESKGKIHVITVEDPVEYPIEGAVQTMVTNAGTEEERSRLFSAAITNAMRLDPDTIMIGEIRDRASAQTALRASMTGHQVWTTVHANNAMAIVDRLVDLGLPLPMVADHGVVTGLVSQRLVKVLCPHCKKKLIEHRHEISEALLMRVARVLGADIVNACIAGDGCAKCRQQGTVGRTVVAEVIAPDAQFFEYIRAGEKLQAREYWLNELGGKTLVQHAIDKVAAGIIDPQMAEKAVGRLTMADAPGSRCLTFPQAGAAALQQATDGMAHIVEAMHAN; this is translated from the coding sequence ATGAATACCGCGGCGACAAAGACGATCCCCGGCCCAGCCGTGCCCGATGGCCAGGCCGAGCAGGATACGATCGACTTTGCAGCGGTCAGCGTGCTGAGCCGCAATGGCGACTACTCTGCCAGCGCCGAAGAGAGAAAGTTCATCTGCCTGTTGTCCGATGGCCGGCTATTGATTGCCGACGGTCAGGTGATGAATCCGCATGTGCTGTCCTATTGCGCGCGGCTGGAGCGCATGAACCGGCCCTACCGCCGCATCTTCTGCAAGATCGACAAGATCAACCAGGCCTATCAGGCCGGAACGGCCGGCGGCGGCGCGCGCCTCGACCATTCCAGCATGCAGGTGACCGCGAAGGAATTGCTGACCCGTGCGTGCAAGGAGCGCGCATCGGACATTCATATCCGCGTAAAAAAACTCAGCACCGAAATCTATTTCCGCGTGCATAACGATCTGGTACGGGTGAGCGGCCATCCGCGCGACTTTGGCGAACGTCTGCTCGCCACCATGTACGGCGCGATGACCACGGTATCCGACAATGCCTATAAGCCGAGCGAGCGCCAGGACGCCAGCATCGGCGACCGCGACAAGCTGCCTGAAAAGCTCTACGGCGTGCGCATTGCGACCGCGCCCACCAGCGAAGGCAATGTGATGGTGCTGCGCCTGCTGTACAACGATGCCGGCGACGATATCGACGTCAGGCCACTCGGCTTTTCGGAAGAACATGCAACGATGCTGCAGCTGTTCAAGGAACAGCCGATCGGCATGAACATTATCAGCGGCCCTACCGGTTCGGGCAAGTCGACCACGCTGCAGCGGGTGCTGACCGGCGAGATCCTGGAATCCAAAGGCAAGATCCATGTGATCACCGTGGAAGACCCGGTCGAATATCCGATCGAAGGCGCGGTGCAGACGATGGTCACCAACGCCGGTACCGAGGAAGAGCGCTCGCGTCTGTTCTCGGCGGCGATCACCAATGCGATGCGGCTCGATCCCGACACCATCATGATCGGCGAAATCCGCGATCGCGCATCGGCGCAGACTGCGCTGCGCGCATCCATGACCGGCCATCAGGTATGGACTACCGTGCATGCCAACAATGCGATGGCGATCGTCGACCGCCTGGTCGATCTGGGCCTGCCGCTGCCCATGGTCGCCGATCATGGCGTGGTTACCGGTCTGGTCAGCCAGCGCCTGGTCAAGGTGTTGTGCCCGCACTGCAAGAAAAAACTCATCGAACACCGTCACGAGATCAGCGAAGCGCTGTTGATGCGTGTCGCACGTGTGCTGGGTGCCGACATCGTCAATGCCTGCATCGCCGGCGACGGCTGTGCCAAGTGCCGTCAGCAGGGAACCGTCGGGCGCACCGTGGTAGCAGAGGTGATTGCGCCGGATGCGCAATTCTTTGAATACATCCGGGCCGGCGAAAAGCTCCAGGCGCGGGAATACTGGCTCAATGAACTGGGCGGAAAGACGCTGGTGCAGCATGCGATCGACAAGGTCGCCGCCGGCATCATTGATCCGCAGATGGCCGAAAAAGCAGTCGGCCGCCTCACCATGGCCGATGCGCCGGGCAGCCGTTGCCTGACATTCCCGCAGGCGGGCGCCGCCGCGCTACAGCAGGCCACCGACGGCATGGCGCACATTGTGGAGGCAATGCATGCAAATTGA